One window of Nakaseomyces glabratus chromosome A, complete sequence genomic DNA carries:
- the KAP122 gene encoding Kap122p (CAGL0A00385g~Ortholog(s) have protein transporter activity, role in protein import into nucleus, regulation of cell size and cytoplasm, nuclear pore localization), producing MSSVEEVVNLIEELYSPKPNRDLNEIQQVLQGIQKSGDGLILGSALLSGPYSTNVKYFGALTLAVQINMHHDDLKKEEFGFTLFRLNLAFLVQYFENVVNDPSALSSYSIVIKKLMSNLSILFVSINNNNPSENDFIASWNNPLNTLINLSIASSQMSTDQKSHWYGTNNNSESDKIILDTINSEVPYNQLIEFISSSPVRNQLSLLFTEILVEDLTKFQTQKHAMNSIHGVVHEHLYISTMALIIFNLSNLDATQLHDNLFNCINAWINYISISRQVSPQGRMDLSELLESLLKVMLQSNENEQYGSAEKVISIFSHIFSNDPLLMNFELRSRLETIFLGVSHGDTNADKSQYQWMLAYMNYLVTNEMYSELKDLSICVCDFLQINTLDLCNKLFTTIQTQDQAASDNTQEYIKVLLQLTNFPLHPVSQESFSLKMVDFWLDLAEGYSNLALESLKPNSQQLSIEIFQQVINIYVPKISLSNKKLFLEMGEDKTVLNEFEDFRNAVADLTQSLWLVLGNENLTNVLIAGVGSTEIASETELFNIETMSYLLEKLLKDINIPESLWVLDVLEAAKFLVANVQTLLRTGLDNSGPLSIDFVRSSTTLMSSLSGFYKENPEQIGGTIEILVQGLEKCAFSTGGANAFTKVESMLVKTISTLCSVCRKELYPYLDNFTSFLHSIMSPDKQSSDFTRRSLTRSIGYIIQGQFENGPDAQGGNIDKLVMMFNNLIEQALGSGLSIQEKQNYIQCVLDCISELGNGLVYPQEMDDPKVIQLLPPYREYWNTDPLGIRAKIMQIIEKVLQNPYFQKSSSLIEASCLILGKSLTLPEEEPYFLRYSMNEIINFVFTHLQTCDIAPALPFFVYLLENLFSCYKATMTSAEFDVIFERVMISNYHQVIVQDPDSLQTCVNFVNSILDTKPGIAVYSQYWSSFILKEFLQLLTHKEKFTIVAVTKFWTKVVNNKKYTREELEITRQQVAAVGAQLTAHVMAGLYHTQRSDLNAYTELIRTLVAKFPIEFKSWLVAVLPQLVDKPQAHEKFINKLFITRGSRAAGNVILTWWLECSGLPGY from the coding sequence ATGAGTTCTGTGGAAGAAGTAGTCAATCTCATTGAGGAGTTGTATTCTCCAAAACCCAATAGAGATCTTAACGAGATCCAACAAGTGTTGCAAGGAATACAGAAATCAGGTGATGGGTTGATCCTGGGTAGTGCCTTATTGTCAGGGCCATATTCCACCAATGTCAAGTACTTTGGTGCGCTCACGTTAGCTGTACAGATTAACATGCATCATGATGATctaaagaaagaagagttTGGGTTCACTTTATTTAGGTTGAATTTAGCTTTCTTAGTTCAATACTTTGAAAATGTAGTCAATGATCCCTCAGcattatcatcatattCTATTGTAATTAAGAAACTAATGTCCAATCTTTCAATACTATTTGTGAgtatcaataataataaccCATCAGAGAACGATTTTATTGCTAGTTGGAATAACCCACTAAACACACTGATTAATTTGTCAATTGCTAGCAGTCAGATGAGCACCGATCAGAAATCTCACTGGTATGGCACAAATAACAACTCTGAATCCGACAAGATTATTTTAGACACTATCAACTCTGAAGTACCATATAATCAGCtaattgaatttattaGCTCATCTCCAGTGAGGAACCAATTGTCCTTGCTATTTACTGAAATTCTGGTCGAGGACTTGACTAAATTCCAAACTCAAAAACATGCAATGAATTCTATCCATGGTGTCGTTCATGAACACTTATACATCTCAACCATGGCTTTAATTATCTTTAACCTATCAAACTTAGACGCTACACAATTGCATGACAACCTATTTAACTGTATCAATGCTTGGATAAACTATATTTCTATTAGCAGGCAAGTTTCACCCCAGGGCAGGATGGATTTGAGCGAACTGCTTGAATCATTACTAAAAGTCATGCTTCAAtctaatgaaaatgaacaatATGGTAGTGCTGAAAAAGTAATATCAATCTTTTCGCATATTTTCTCGAATGACCCTCTACTTATGAATTTCGAACTACGTAGCAGATTggaaacaatttttttagGTGTTTCTCATGGAGACACTAACGCTGACAAGTCCCAATATCAATGGATGTTGGCATATATGAACTATTTGGTAACAAATGAGATGTACTCAGAATTGAAGGATTTATCCATTTGTGTATGCGATTTCTTGCAAATCAATACTTTGGACCTATGCAACAAATTATTTACAACAATTCAAACACAAGATCAGGCTGCATCTGATAATACACAAGAATACATAAAGGTTTTGTTACAATTGACAAACTTTCCTTTGCACCCTGTTTCTCAGGAATCCTTTTCACTAAAAATGGTTGATTTTTGGTTGGACCTAGCTGAAGGTTACTCTAATTTGGCCCTTGAATCATTGAAACCGAACTCTCAACAGTTGTCAATTGAGATTTTTCAACAAGTGATTAATATTTATGTTCCTAAGATATCTCTTTCTAACAAGAAGTTATTCCTTGAAATGGGAGAAGATAAAACTGTACTCAATGAGTTCGAAGATTTTCGTAATGCGGTTGCTGATTTAACTCAATCCCTATGGTTAGTACTTGGCAATGAAAACTTAACTAATGTGCTTATTGCTGGTGTCGGATCTACTGAAATCGCAAGTGAAACTGAGCttttcaatattgaaaCAATGTCATATCTGTTGGAAAAGTTATTAAAGGACATCAATATTCCAGAGAGTCTCTGGGTCCTAGACGTCTTAGAAGCAGCTAAGTTCTTAGTTGCAAATGTCCAAACCCTATTAAGGACAGGTTTGGATAATAGTGGACCTCTGTCAATTGACTTTGTGAGGTCGAGTACAACTTTGATGAGCTCTTTGTCCGGCTTTTATAAGGAGAATCCCGAGCAAATTGGTGGTACTATTGAGATTTTAGTCCAAGGTCTTGAAAAATGTGCATTTTCTACTGGGGGAGCAAACGCCTTTACTAAAGTCGAGAGCATGCTAGTTAAGACCATTTCGACACTTTGCTCAGTTTGTAGAAAAGAACTGTATCCCTATTTGGACAACTTCACCTCATTTTTGCATAGTATCATGTCTCCTGACAAGCAAAGCTCCGATTTTACACGCCGCAGTCTTACACGGTCAATCGGGTATATCATTCAAGGTCAGTTTGAGAACGGGCCGGATGCTCAAGGCGGCAATATTGACAAATTAGTCATGATGTTCAATAATCTAATAGAGCAAGCTTTGGGATCGGGCCTATCTATTCAAGAAAAACAGAACTATATCCAGTGTGTCCTTGACTGTATCTCCGAACTAGGTAACGGTCTTGTATATCCACAAGAAATGGACGATCCCAAGGTAATCCAATTGCTGCCTCCGTACCGTGAGTATTGGAACACCGATCCGTTAGGTATCAGGGCCAAGATCATGCAGATAATCGAGAAGGTTTTACAGAATCCGTATTTCCAGAAATCGTCATCTTTGATTGAGGCCAGCTGTCTGATCCTTGGGAAATCGTTGACGCTACCCGAAGAAGAGCCATATTTCTTGCGTTATAGCATGAACGAGATCATCAATTTTGTGTTTACACATCTACAGACCTGTGACATAGCTCCGGCGCTTCCCTTCTTTGTGTACTTGTTGGAGAACTTGTTCAGTTGTTATAAAGCGACAATGACCTCTGCCGAGTTCGACGTCATCTTCGAGCGAGTCATGATCAGTAATTACCACCAAGTTATAGTCCAGGACCCTGACTCATTGCAAACATGTGTCAATTTTGTCAACAGTATCCTGGACACCAAGCCCGGCATAGCGGTGTACTCACAATACTGGTCCAGCTTTATCCTGAAAGAGTTTTTACAACTACTGACTCACAAGGAGAAGTTCACGATTGTTGCGGTGACAAAATTCTGGACTAAAGTGGtgaacaacaagaagtACACGAGGGAAGAGCTCGAGATCACCCGGCAGCAAGTGGCCGCTGTTGGTGCGCAACTCACCGCGCATGTCATGGCTGGTCTGTACCACACCCAGAGGTCAGATCTCAACGCATACACCGAGCTTATCCGTACGCTGGTGGCCAAGTTCCCGATAGAGTTCAAGAGCTGGCTAGTCGCTGTCCTCCCACAGCTCGTAGACAAGCCCCAGGCGCACGAGAAGTTCATCAACAAGCTCTTCATCACACGCGGCAGCAGGGCAGCGGGAAACGTCATCCTGACCTGGTGGCTAGAGTGCAGCGGTCTGCCAGGCTACTAG
- the SCL1 gene encoding proteasome core particle subunit alpha 1 (CAGL0A00407g~Alpha 1 subunit of the 20S proteasome) translates to MSGGAAAASAAGYDRHITIFSPEGRLYQVEYAFKATNQTNLNSLAVRGKNCSVIINQKKVPDKLLDPSTVSYIFKISKTIGMVANGPIPDARNAAARAKGEAAEFRYKYGYDMPCDVLAKRMANLSQIYTQRAYMRPLGVILTFISVDEELGPSIYKCDPAGYYVGYKATATGPKQQELTTSLENYYKKKNVGSHLDMEEWEKVVEFGITQMIDSLGTEFSKKDLEIGVATENKFIILTPDEIEERLVAIAEQD, encoded by the coding sequence ATGTCTGGAggtgctgctgctgcttcTGCTGCTGGTTATGATAGACATATTACAATTTTCTCACCGGAAGGTCGTCTATACCAAGTTGAATATGCTTTCAAGGCTACAAATCAGACAAACTTGAACTCGCTAGCAGTTAGAGGAAAAAACTGCAGTGTTATAATCaatcaaaagaaagtaCCGGACAAATTGCTAGACCCTTCCACAGTGTCATACATTTTCAAGATATCGAAAACAATTGGTATGGTCGCCAACGGCCCTATTCCAGATGCTAGAAACGCAGCCGCAAGGGCCAAGGGTGAAGCAGCTGAGTTTCGTTACAAATATGGTTACGACATGCCTTGCGATGTTTTAGCTAAGAGAATGGCTAACCTTTCACAGATATACACACAAAGAGCATATATGAGACCCCTAGGAGTCATATTAACTTTTATCTCTGTTGACGAAGAATTAGGCCCTTCCATCTACAAGTGTGATCCAGCTGGTTATTATGTTGGTTACAAAGCTACTGCTACTGGTCCAAAACAACAGGAGCTAACTACAAGTCTAGAGAACTactacaagaaaaaaaatgttggCTCTCACTTGGATATGGAAGAATGGGAGAAAGTCGTTGAATTCGGAATTACACAGATGATTGATTCCCTAGGAACCGAATTTTCCAAAAAGGACCTAGAGATTGGTGTTGCTACCGAGAACAAATTCATCATATTGACTCCAGATGAGATCGAAGAAAGATTAGTCGCCATTGCAGAACAAGATTGA